One window from the genome of Macrobrachium rosenbergii isolate ZJJX-2024 chromosome 2, ASM4041242v1, whole genome shotgun sequence encodes:
- the LOC136847382 gene encoding lysosomal phospholipase A and acyltransferase-like isoform X1: MREVAIFSLFLLALACPALCKLSRSKYVPPVVLIPGDGGSQMEAKLNKTETVHYICSKMTDYWFDLWLNMELLVPYVIDCWVDNMKLVYDNVTRTTRNAEGVQTRIPGFGNSTTVEWLDPSQRRPTGYFKDIVNALVPLGYERGVTVRGAPFDFRKAPNEHSEYFLKLRRLIEETYQYSGHRIMLILHSMGAPMIRYFLKHQPQHWKDKHIETVVSLAGAWGGSVKAVKVYTAGDNLGIYVIAQQKVRDEQRSAPSLAFLLPSPELWGPDDILIQTDTMNVSTSNLKDMFDALDLPDAYEMYLDTKDLINNAPAPGVEVHCLHGVGVDTVEKLIYSKKGSFPDNPEVVLGDGDGTVNTRSAELCLKWKDGQKQNIYHKAMNGINHMSILSDKESIDYIVELASNITNRNIARAERKHKRLTRLQKKKEWTKILRSNKKPTLIAQSAYKDFSFNSIYNMVELQKTGVEDRRKNDVSTLYN, from the exons TTCCAGGAGATGGGGGATCTCAAATGGAAGCGAAGCTCAACAAAACAGAAACCGTTCACTACATTTGTTCCAAAATGACTGACTACTGGTTTGACCTGTGGCTCAATATGGAACTACTTGTACCTTATGTTATTGACTGCTGG GTTGATAACATGAAGCTGGTTTATGACAATGTCACACGCACAACGAGGAATGCTGAAGGCGTTCAAACAAGAATTCCTGGATTTGGAAATTCTACCACAGTAGAATGGTTGGATCCCAGTCAACGACGTCCTACAGGGTATTTCAAGGATATAGTCAATGCTCTTGTGCCTCTTGGGTATGAGAGAGGAGTAACTGTCAGAGGAGCTCCGTTTGATTTTCGTAAAGCACCAA aTGAGCACAGTGAATACTTCCTAAAACTTCGTAGGCTAATCGAGGAGACTTACCAATATTCTGGTCATAGAATTATGCTCATTCTTCATAGTATGGGTGCACCCATGATACGGTATTTTTTAAAACACCAGCCACAACACTGGAAGGACAAGCATATTGAAACTGTGGTGTCATTAGCAGGGGCTTGGGGAGGCTCTGTGAAAGCTGTGAAGGTTTATACTGCAG GGGACAACTTAGGCATTTATGTCATAGCTCAACAAAAAGTGAGAGATGAACAAAGGTCAGCCCCAAGTTTGGCTTTCCTTTTGCCATCTCCAGAGCTCTGGGGCCCTGATGATATCTTAATTCAAACGGATACAATGAATGTCTCTACGTCTAACTTGAAGGATATGTTTGA tgcaCTGGATTTACCGGATGCATATGAAATGTACCTTGACACAAAAGATTTGATTAATAATGCTCCTGCTCCCGGCGTAGAAGTGCATTGTCTTCATGGTGTAGGTGTGGATACTGTTGAGAA ATTAATCTACAGTAAGAAAGGAAGTTTTCCGGACAATCCTGAGGTTGTTTTAGGTGATGGAGATGGCACTGTCAATACTCGCAGTGCAGAATTATGCTTAAAG TGGAAAGATGGACAGAAACAGAACATTTACCACAAGGCTATGAACGGTATTAATCACATGTCGATACTTTCTGATAAAGAGAGCATCGACTACATTGTAGAACTTGCGTCTAATATAACCAATAGAAATATAGCTAGAGCTGAAAGAAAACATAAACGGTTGACCAggttacagaaaaagaaagaatggacCAAGATTCTCAGAAGCAATAAAAAACCAACCCTCATTGCACAGTCGGCGTACAAAGACTTCAGCTTTAACAGTATCTATAATATGGTGGAACTACAAAAGACGGGAGttgaagacagaagaaaaaacgACGTAAGTACACTTTACAATTAA
- the LOC136847382 gene encoding lysosomal phospholipase A and acyltransferase-like isoform X2, with protein MREVAIFSLFLLALACPALCKLSRSKYVPPVVLIPGDGGSQMEAKLNKTETVHYICSKMTDYWFDLWLNMELLVPYVIDCWVDNMKLVYDNVTRTTRNAEGVQTRIPGFGNSTTVEWLDPSQRRPTGYFKDIVNALVPLGYERGVTVRGAPFDFRKAPNEHSEYFLKLRRLIEETYQYSGHRIMLILHSMGAPMIRYFLKHQPQHWKDKHIETVVSLAGAWGGSVKAVKVYTAGDNLGIYVIAQQKVRDEQRSAPSLAFLLPSPELWGPDDILIQTDTMNVSTSNLKDMFDALDLPDAYEMYLDTKDLINNAPAPGVEVHCLHGVGVDTVEKLIYSKKGSFPDNPEVVLGDGDGTVNTRSAELCLKWKDGQKQNIYHKAMNGINHMSILSDKESIDYIVELASNITNRNIARAERKHKRLTRLQKKKEWTKILRSNKKPTLIAQSAYKDFSFNSIYNMVELQKTGVEDRRKNDFG; from the exons TTCCAGGAGATGGGGGATCTCAAATGGAAGCGAAGCTCAACAAAACAGAAACCGTTCACTACATTTGTTCCAAAATGACTGACTACTGGTTTGACCTGTGGCTCAATATGGAACTACTTGTACCTTATGTTATTGACTGCTGG GTTGATAACATGAAGCTGGTTTATGACAATGTCACACGCACAACGAGGAATGCTGAAGGCGTTCAAACAAGAATTCCTGGATTTGGAAATTCTACCACAGTAGAATGGTTGGATCCCAGTCAACGACGTCCTACAGGGTATTTCAAGGATATAGTCAATGCTCTTGTGCCTCTTGGGTATGAGAGAGGAGTAACTGTCAGAGGAGCTCCGTTTGATTTTCGTAAAGCACCAA aTGAGCACAGTGAATACTTCCTAAAACTTCGTAGGCTAATCGAGGAGACTTACCAATATTCTGGTCATAGAATTATGCTCATTCTTCATAGTATGGGTGCACCCATGATACGGTATTTTTTAAAACACCAGCCACAACACTGGAAGGACAAGCATATTGAAACTGTGGTGTCATTAGCAGGGGCTTGGGGAGGCTCTGTGAAAGCTGTGAAGGTTTATACTGCAG GGGACAACTTAGGCATTTATGTCATAGCTCAACAAAAAGTGAGAGATGAACAAAGGTCAGCCCCAAGTTTGGCTTTCCTTTTGCCATCTCCAGAGCTCTGGGGCCCTGATGATATCTTAATTCAAACGGATACAATGAATGTCTCTACGTCTAACTTGAAGGATATGTTTGA tgcaCTGGATTTACCGGATGCATATGAAATGTACCTTGACACAAAAGATTTGATTAATAATGCTCCTGCTCCCGGCGTAGAAGTGCATTGTCTTCATGGTGTAGGTGTGGATACTGTTGAGAA ATTAATCTACAGTAAGAAAGGAAGTTTTCCGGACAATCCTGAGGTTGTTTTAGGTGATGGAGATGGCACTGTCAATACTCGCAGTGCAGAATTATGCTTAAAG TGGAAAGATGGACAGAAACAGAACATTTACCACAAGGCTATGAACGGTATTAATCACATGTCGATACTTTCTGATAAAGAGAGCATCGACTACATTGTAGAACTTGCGTCTAATATAACCAATAGAAATATAGCTAGAGCTGAAAGAAAACATAAACGGTTGACCAggttacagaaaaagaaagaatggacCAAGATTCTCAGAAGCAATAAAAAACCAACCCTCATTGCACAGTCGGCGTACAAAGACTTCAGCTTTAACAGTATCTATAATATGGTGGAACTACAAAAGACGGGAGttgaagacagaagaaaaaacgAC